Proteins encoded in a region of the Bicyclus anynana chromosome 9, ilBicAnyn1.1, whole genome shotgun sequence genome:
- the LOC112044808 gene encoding ATP-dependent RNA helicase me31b has translation MMTENRISSSNHVGNMSNQKGDVNDKTVDDIGWKAKLKLPPKDRRIKTSDVTDTRGNEFEEFCLKREILMGIFEKGWEKPSPIQEASIPIALSGKDVLARAKNGTGKTGAYCIPVLEQVDPKKDVIQALIVVPTRELALQTSQICIELAKHTDIRVMVTTGGTNLRDDIMRIYQNVQVIIATPGRIIDLMDKQVAKMDQCRMLVLDEADKLLSQDFKGMLDTVISRLPKERQILLFSATFPLSVKQFMEKHLREPYEINLMEELTLKGVTQYYAFVQERQKVHCLNTLFSKLQINQSIIFCNSTQRVELLAKKITELGYCCYYIHARMAQAHRNRVFHDFRAGLCRNLVCSDLFTRGIDVQAVNVVINFDFPRMAETYLHRIGRSGRFGHLGIAINLITYEDRFALHRIEQELGTEIKPIPKVIDPALYVSRADDDDGDK, from the exons ATGATGACCGAAAATAGAATTAGTTCAAGTAATCACGTCGGAAACATGAGCAATCAAAAAGG AGATGTAAATGATAAAACTGTAGACGACATTGGGTGGAAAGCGAAATTAAAACTACCCCCCAAAGACAGAAGAATCAAAACCAGT gatGTCACAGATACAAGAGGTAATGAGTTTGAAGAGTTTTGTCTGAAGAGAGAAATATTAATGGGAATTTTTGAAAAGGGGTGGGAAAAGCCATCCCCTATTCAGGAGGCTTCTATTCCTATTGCACTTAGTGGTAAAGATGTATTAGCAAGAGCCAAGAATGGAACTGGCAAGACAGGCGCTTATTGTATTCCAGTTTTAGAACAG gttGACCCTAAAAAAGATGTTATACAAGCTTTAATTGTGGTACCGACTAGAGAGTTAGCGTTACAAACATCACAAATATGCATCGAGCTTGCCAAGCACACTGACATTCGTGTTATGGTCACCACGGGAGGCACAAATTTGCGAGATGACATAATGCGTATTTACCAAAATG TCCAAGTTATAATTGCCACACCTGGGCGTATAATTGATCTCATGGATAAACAAGTAGCAAAGATGGACCAGTGCCGGATGCTGGTCCTCGATGAAGCAGACAAACTTCTTTCTCAGGACTTCAAGGGCATGCTGGATACTGTGATATCACG actaCCAAAAGAACGTCAGATTCTTCTCTTCTCAGCAACCTTCCCATTGAGTGTGAAACAGTTCATGGAGAAACATTTAAGAGAGCCGTACGAGATTAATCTCATGGAGGAGCTCACACTGAAGGGAGTGACACAGTACTATGCATTTGTGCAGGAAAGACAAAAAGTGCACTGTCTAAATACACTCTTTTCAAAG TTGCAAATCAATCAGTCCATAATATTCTGCAACTCGACCCAAAGGGTGGAGCTCCTGGCCAAGAAGATAACGGAGCTGGGCTACTGCTGCTACTACATCCACGCGCGCATGGCGCAGGCGCACCGCAACCGCGTGTTCCACGACTTCCGCGCCGGCCTGTGCCGCAACCTCGTGTGCTCGGATCTGTTCACGCGCGGTATCGACGTGCAGGCCGTCAACGTGGTCATCAACTTCGACTTCCCGCGCATGGCGGAGACTTACCTGCACCGCATCGGCCGCTCGGGCCGCTTCGGTCACCTCGGTATCGCCATCAACCTGATCACGTACGAGGACCGGTTCGCGCTGCACCGCATCGAGCAGGAGCTGGGCACCGAGATCAAGCCCATCCCGAAGGTCATCGACCCCGCGCTGTACGTGTCGCGCGCGGACGACGACGACGGCGACAAGTAA